One window from the genome of Streptomyces sp. WZ-12 encodes:
- a CDS encoding DUF6177 family protein, translating into MTKDVIALTQRMPDPWAMLAGLLSGGPDNLVDTTGEGAVIRLCDAEGRPLVSVEAPLLVQVEGEAERLLGATPPPTPYWWTEARATTGVEHAERLAGTFAARLATLADGSAWPSEAARSLAVVETDGMTVVPTPAAAQPTVDVLTDKVAVVIQDRPVIAMTAWLSDAFRTAATAGLGLQIVTPPGTTLSPAVRDNLSNWPSRWVMRDERDDYYDGLTGAVLRWQDGMFAPVASPEATAEDPRTPLAASYQDVTATDERQLAITFRAVHPADESLVLGGALESIWRELTGEPPAGWGTAEPANLPFSPRQITDLARERAPEPTWIVVVGTPDRPGLATVRISRTKAGVEEHVTLMFGYGPDEQPPVDALPAAAELLATRHHLQSMLVQLRKARRDLAVPPRFEGPGVPLAFVLGAEEVHQMPNDRARHTPLPQPPIALGPKARPAMYYPLPGDPSDLSGWQDFERLMRHLKDE; encoded by the coding sequence ATGACCAAGGACGTCATCGCCCTGACCCAGCGCATGCCCGACCCCTGGGCCATGCTCGCCGGACTGCTCTCCGGAGGCCCCGACAACTTGGTGGACACCACAGGCGAAGGCGCCGTCATACGCCTCTGCGACGCCGAAGGCCGCCCCCTGGTCTCCGTAGAGGCACCCCTGCTCGTCCAGGTCGAAGGCGAGGCCGAACGCCTCCTCGGAGCCACCCCACCACCAACCCCCTACTGGTGGACGGAGGCCCGCGCCACCACCGGCGTCGAGCACGCCGAGCGCCTCGCCGGCACCTTCGCCGCCCGACTGGCCACCCTGGCCGACGGCTCCGCCTGGCCGTCCGAGGCCGCCCGTTCCCTGGCCGTGGTCGAAACCGACGGCATGACTGTGGTCCCCACACCCGCAGCCGCCCAACCCACCGTCGACGTCCTCACCGACAAGGTCGCCGTCGTCATCCAGGACCGCCCGGTCATCGCCATGACCGCCTGGCTCTCCGACGCCTTCCGCACCGCCGCCACCGCAGGACTCGGCCTCCAGATCGTCACCCCACCAGGAACGACGCTCTCCCCGGCCGTCCGCGACAACCTCAGCAACTGGCCCTCCCGCTGGGTCATGCGCGACGAACGCGACGACTACTACGACGGCCTGACCGGAGCCGTACTGCGCTGGCAGGACGGCATGTTCGCCCCCGTAGCCTCGCCCGAGGCAACCGCTGAAGATCCACGCACCCCGCTGGCCGCCTCCTACCAGGACGTGACAGCCACGGACGAACGACAGCTGGCCATCACGTTCCGCGCCGTCCATCCCGCAGACGAGAGCTTGGTACTCGGCGGCGCCCTGGAGTCGATATGGCGCGAGCTGACCGGCGAGCCTCCGGCCGGATGGGGAACCGCGGAACCCGCCAACCTCCCCTTCTCACCCCGCCAAATCACCGACCTCGCCCGCGAGAGGGCGCCGGAGCCCACCTGGATCGTGGTCGTCGGCACCCCGGACCGCCCCGGCCTGGCAACCGTCCGCATCAGCCGCACGAAGGCGGGCGTGGAGGAACACGTCACGCTGATGTTCGGCTACGGTCCCGACGAACAGCCGCCCGTGGACGCCCTCCCCGCGGCCGCGGAACTGCTGGCGACCCGCCACCACCTGCAGTCGATGCTCGTCCAACTCCGCAAGGCCCGCCGCGACCTGGCGGTCCCGCCCCGCTTCGAGGGCCCGGGCGTCCCGCTCGCCTTCGTCCTCGGCGCCGAGGAGGTCCACCAGATGCCCAACGACCGCGCCCGTCACACCCCCCTGCCCCAACCGCCCATCGCCCTGGGTCCGAAGGCCCGCCCCGCGATGTACTACCCGCTCCCCGGCGACCCCTCGGACCTGTCGGGCTGGCAGGACTTCGAACGCCTCATGCGACACCTGAAAGACGAGTGA
- a CDS encoding pore-forming ESAT-6 family protein produces MAAGMDRRSYDSGASAEAQGNIQAVIARLEQVIAARDAQVKQAMADFTADGVADEYHGKEMRWNRASQEVKNIIHLLKTALEKNDATAHQTLARAKSAVDNIG; encoded by the coding sequence ATGGCTGCTGGCATGGACCGGCGCTCGTACGACTCGGGCGCCTCGGCCGAGGCACAAGGCAACATCCAGGCGGTGATTGCCCGCTTGGAGCAGGTGATCGCGGCTCGCGACGCGCAGGTCAAGCAGGCGATGGCGGACTTCACGGCCGACGGCGTGGCGGACGAGTACCACGGCAAGGAAATGCGCTGGAACCGCGCCTCACAGGAGGTCAAGAACATCATCCACCTCCTCAAGACGGCGCTGGAGAAGAACGACGCGACCGCGCACCAGACCCTCGCGCGCGCGAAGTCCGCGGTCGACAACATCGGCTGA
- a CDS encoding DUF6507 family protein: protein MASWDIQPQGVQGQLRVVGAHAEDLGDTLSSLLSDLQEAAQAAGTAVPGSQAITPPHGPVMGGSTLKGPTGVSPLAQTSTGPVAAALSEYATHRQNDFKAMADRCQAACLGAAKATSEYVQGDLEAAQNAQNAARTVRLDALKDFGGKQR, encoded by the coding sequence ATGGCGTCGTGGGACATTCAGCCGCAGGGCGTGCAGGGCCAGTTGAGAGTCGTTGGGGCACATGCCGAGGACCTGGGCGACACCTTGAGTTCTCTCCTCTCGGACTTGCAGGAGGCAGCTCAAGCCGCGGGCACCGCCGTGCCCGGCTCGCAGGCCATCACACCACCGCACGGACCGGTGATGGGCGGGAGCACGCTGAAGGGGCCAACAGGCGTGTCCCCGTTGGCGCAGACATCGACGGGCCCGGTAGCCGCCGCACTGTCCGAGTACGCAACGCACCGACAGAACGACTTCAAGGCGATGGCCGATCGTTGCCAGGCGGCCTGCCTGGGCGCGGCCAAGGCCACCAGCGAGTACGTCCAGGGTGACCTGGAGGCGGCGCAGAACGCCCAGAACGCCGCCCGGACCGTCCGCCTAGATGCACTCAAGGACTTCGGGGGCAAGCAGAGATGA